One Paenibacillus sp. FSL W8-0186 genomic window carries:
- a CDS encoding GNAT family N-acetyltransferase, which produces MKDAPFELLLLADPSKRNVQEYLQRGRCYIAANRLETIGVFVLLWTRPGTMEIVNIAVREEYQGQGIGKQLVLRAIGEAIEQHARTVEIGTGNSSLSQLGLYQKCGFRITGVDRDFFIRHYDEAIFENGIPCRDMIRLSYDIPETEGR; this is translated from the coding sequence ATGAAGGATGCCCCGTTCGAATTATTACTGCTTGCCGATCCCTCTAAACGGAATGTGCAGGAATATTTGCAGAGAGGCCGATGCTATATTGCTGCAAACAGGCTAGAAACGATCGGCGTATTCGTATTGCTATGGACGCGTCCAGGGACAATGGAAATCGTGAATATTGCCGTACGCGAGGAGTATCAGGGCCAGGGTATCGGCAAGCAGCTCGTCTTGCGTGCGATCGGTGAAGCCATAGAACAACATGCGAGGACGGTCGAAATCGGCACGGGAAATTCGAGCTTGAGCCAACTGGGGTTATATCAGAAATGCGGATTCAGAATTACGGGAGTGGATCGTGATTTCTTTATCCGGCATTATGATGAGGCGATCTTTGAGAACGGAATACCGTGCAGGGACATGATCAGGTTAAGTTACGATATACCAGAAACGGAAGGCAGGTAA
- a CDS encoding RICIN domain-containing protein, whose protein sequence is MLKRGKLLYLFLLFTLLISFVPTGTTSAAPNWNLVWSDEFDGNSLNSANWTAEIGTGSGGWGNNELQYYTNRPQNLQVTGGNLVITAQRESYGGMNYTSARIKTQGLKNFTYGKVEARIKLPSGQGLWPAFWMLGSNITTVGWPKSGEIDIMERVNNNSFVNGTVHWDANGHAEYGRTSGNLDFSQFHTYSIEWDPNYIRWFVDGVQFNEFYIANGTGNTEEFQKPFFILLNMAVGGNWPGSPNASTPFPAQMLVDYVRVYQAASAPNIVSGGVYTLTSKASGKVLDVVDVSTADGAKMQQWTNYSASNQRFKVESTGDGYYKLTAMHSGKVLDVPSSSTASGVQLQQWTDNGTNAQRWMLVDAGGGYYKLVSKASGLVMDVASASAADGAAVQQWTDNGTDAQKWLFTKVN, encoded by the coding sequence ATGTTGAAACGCGGGAAATTATTGTATCTCTTTCTGCTGTTTACTCTTCTGATTTCTTTCGTGCCCACCGGAACTACTAGCGCTGCACCCAACTGGAATCTAGTATGGAGTGACGAATTTGACGGCAATTCCCTGAACTCCGCCAACTGGACGGCCGAAATCGGCACCGGCAGCGGGGGCTGGGGCAACAATGAACTGCAGTACTATACGAACCGCCCGCAGAACCTTCAGGTGACGGGAGGTAATCTTGTCATTACCGCTCAGAGGGAATCCTACGGCGGCATGAATTATACCTCTGCCCGGATCAAAACCCAAGGCCTGAAGAACTTTACCTACGGTAAAGTCGAAGCCAGAATCAAGCTTCCTTCCGGACAAGGCCTGTGGCCGGCATTCTGGATGCTTGGCTCCAACATTACGACGGTCGGTTGGCCTAAATCCGGTGAAATCGATATCATGGAACGGGTCAACAACAACTCCTTCGTGAACGGGACTGTGCATTGGGATGCGAATGGCCATGCGGAATACGGGCGCACGTCGGGAAATTTGGACTTCTCCCAATTCCATACGTACAGCATTGAATGGGATCCGAACTACATTCGCTGGTTTGTGGACGGTGTCCAATTTAACGAGTTCTATATTGCCAACGGCACCGGAAATACGGAGGAATTCCAGAAGCCGTTCTTCATTCTGCTGAATATGGCCGTCGGCGGCAACTGGCCGGGAAGCCCTAATGCTTCAACGCCATTCCCGGCACAAATGCTGGTCGATTATGTACGTGTATATCAAGCTGCAAGTGCGCCAAACATCGTTAGCGGCGGCGTATATACGCTGACCTCCAAAGCGAGCGGCAAGGTGCTGGATGTCGTGGACGTCTCCACAGCGGATGGCGCCAAAATGCAGCAATGGACCAATTACAGCGCGAGCAATCAGCGCTTCAAAGTAGAAAGCACGGGAGATGGGTATTATAAGCTGACCGCCATGCATAGCGGCAAAGTGCTGGACGTGCCAAGCTCCAGTACCGCTAGCGGCGTGCAGCTGCAGCAGTGGACCGATAATGGAACCAATGCCCAGCGGTGGATGCTGGTCGATGCCGGTGGAGGATACTATAAGCTGGTATCCAAAGCTAGCGGCCTGGTCATGGATGTGGCCAGCGCATCGGCGGCCGACGGCGCGGCGGTTCAGCAGTGGACTGATAACGGCACGGATGCCCAGAAATGGCTGTTTACGAAAGTGAATTAA
- a CDS encoding LCP family protein produces MSDTGKSRRRRWIWMLGIPLAIILLLGISYYGYSFVHFGQQIQKKNEQTGGHEQQQPDEYVLPVWEGKERLNILLLGGDGRLDEDPGRSDTIMVASIDPVSKTVHLFSILRDTYVEIPGHGKNRINTALAFGGKEGPELASQAVGDLLGIPIQYYVFVEFESFIQLIDAIGGVDFYVEKDMKYTDTADKSHYQIDLKEGMQHLDGNKALQYVRFRKDALSDYARTERQREFLKAVAKKMQNVTTLVNLPQILNQIAPYVQTNMDSRTMLKLAGLCYKINQDSIHSSQLPPLDMLREEKIKGASVITVDQNRLQKYVEELLSSSSAAAEQHDQ; encoded by the coding sequence ATGAGTGACACAGGCAAGTCTCGGAGAAGAAGATGGATATGGATGCTGGGCATCCCTCTGGCGATTATATTACTGCTGGGGATAAGCTATTACGGGTATTCTTTCGTTCATTTTGGACAACAAATTCAGAAGAAGAATGAACAGACGGGCGGGCATGAACAACAACAGCCTGACGAATATGTCCTTCCGGTATGGGAAGGGAAAGAGCGGCTGAACATACTGCTGCTCGGCGGGGACGGGAGACTAGACGAGGATCCCGGGCGTTCGGATACGATCATGGTCGCTTCAATCGATCCTGTCTCGAAGACGGTGCATTTGTTCTCGATTTTGCGGGATACGTATGTCGAGATTCCCGGCCATGGGAAGAATCGCATCAACACCGCGCTTGCTTTTGGCGGGAAAGAAGGGCCGGAACTGGCTAGTCAGGCTGTGGGAGATTTGCTGGGCATCCCGATTCAGTATTACGTTTTTGTGGAGTTTGAAAGCTTCATTCAGCTGATCGATGCGATCGGAGGGGTAGACTTCTATGTTGAAAAAGATATGAAGTATACCGATACGGCGGATAAATCGCATTACCAGATCGATTTGAAGGAAGGGATGCAGCATCTTGACGGGAACAAGGCGCTGCAATATGTGAGGTTCCGTAAAGATGCTCTTTCAGACTATGCACGGACAGAGCGCCAGCGTGAGTTCTTGAAGGCCGTCGCCAAGAAAATGCAAAATGTCACGACCCTCGTGAATCTGCCGCAGATTTTAAATCAAATCGCTCCTTATGTGCAGACGAATATGGATTCTAGGACGATGCTGAAGCTGGCCGGATTATGCTATAAGATCAATCAGGACTCCATCCACTCCAGTCAGCTGCCGCCGCTGGACATGCTGCGGGAAGAGAAGATCAAAGGCGCGTCCGTCATAACCGTAGATCAAAACCGTCTGCAGAAATATGTCGAGGAGCTCTTATCCTCCAGTTCGGCAGCGGCTGAACAGCATGATCAATAA
- the ftsW gene encoding putative lipid II flippase FtsW, with protein MSNIKPRGRPDFILLILTILLVGFGLIMVFSASSTLAVYKHQEAMFYIYRQGLFAAIGLFLMLFLMGIPFIRWKKIAPILLLFTLILLILVLIIGTSVNGAKRWIVLGSFNLQPSEWAKLSLILYLAALISNKGERIRDFKKGLLPILVVAGIVILLVMLQPDFGTMSLICIITLSCMIVGGANLRHILLLGLGALPFLTFMAISKSYRIQRLTSFLNPLADPSNTGYQVLQSFMALGHGGLTGTGLGGSVQKLQYLPEAHTDFIFAIIGEEFGFTGSSLFIVLFFWLLSRGFLIALKSKDLFGLIAGMGIVIMIFTQFALNAGAVVGILPVTGVPLPFISYGGSALLTNMAAVGLLLSISRQNNRLLAEQQL; from the coding sequence TTGAGTAACATCAAACCAAGAGGCAGACCGGATTTTATTCTGCTTATTCTAACGATTTTGCTCGTGGGCTTTGGGCTCATTATGGTCTTTAGCGCCAGCTCCACTTTGGCTGTTTATAAGCATCAGGAGGCTATGTTTTACATATACAGGCAAGGCTTATTTGCAGCGATCGGTCTGTTCCTTATGCTGTTCTTGATGGGGATTCCTTTTATACGCTGGAAAAAAATCGCGCCGATTCTGCTGCTTTTTACATTGATTCTACTCATTCTGGTGCTGATTATCGGAACTTCGGTCAATGGCGCCAAAAGGTGGATTGTGCTCGGCAGCTTCAATCTCCAGCCGTCCGAGTGGGCGAAGCTCTCCTTGATCCTATACCTAGCGGCACTCATTAGCAATAAGGGCGAGCGAATCAGAGACTTCAAAAAAGGACTTCTGCCGATCCTCGTCGTAGCCGGCATAGTTATCCTATTGGTCATGCTCCAGCCAGACTTCGGCACGATGTCCCTGATTTGCATCATTACGCTGTCCTGCATGATCGTCGGAGGAGCCAATCTGCGCCATATTTTGCTGCTTGGGTTAGGCGCTTTGCCGTTTTTGACCTTTATGGCCATAAGCAAAAGTTATCGCATTCAGCGGCTTACGTCATTTTTAAACCCGCTTGCCGATCCTTCAAATACGGGATATCAAGTCTTGCAGTCGTTTATGGCTTTAGGCCATGGCGGATTGACGGGAACCGGGCTGGGAGGAAGCGTTCAAAAGCTGCAATATTTGCCCGAAGCGCATACCGATTTTATATTTGCCATTATCGGCGAAGAGTTTGGTTTTACCGGCTCTTCCCTGTTTATCGTACTGTTCTTTTGGTTACTGTCTCGGGGATTCCTTATCGCTTTGAAGAGCAAGGATTTATTTGGGTTGATTGCAGGCATGGGCATAGTCATCATGATCTTCACTCAATTTGCGCTTAATGCAGGGGCAGTGGTGGGCATTCTGCCAGTGACCGGCGTGCCGCTTCCTTTTATCAGCTATGGCGGGTCTGCTCTGCTTACAAATATGGCTGCCGTGGGCTTATTACTCAGCATATCCCGCCAGAATAATCGGCTTCTTGCTGAGCAGCAGCTTTGA
- a CDS encoding class I SAM-dependent methyltransferase: MLNSYGELCTEVYELSKPVGYSFGDIEYYAERLQGISGKILEVACGSGRVLIPLLESGLQVEGIDNSPYMLESCKKKCAELGIQPTLFVGDMRQFHLEDAYEAIMIPGGSLQLIESREDLVAALKCCYEHLEDGGVFIADIFLETDFEMNTVKTRLWETEKEEIITLEEKRIELNLIEQRTVSLLKYEKWQDGRLIQSELQRFPVRWYGVYEFSMMLEKAGFSDIVISGNYEYGIAPQHADHMITFEARKKF; encoded by the coding sequence ATGCTGAACTCTTATGGAGAATTATGCACAGAGGTGTATGAACTGAGCAAGCCTGTGGGATATTCATTTGGCGACATTGAATATTATGCCGAGCGATTGCAAGGAATTTCGGGGAAAATACTAGAGGTAGCCTGCGGGTCAGGCCGAGTTCTGATTCCATTGCTTGAGTCGGGTCTTCAGGTAGAAGGGATAGATAACTCGCCGTATATGCTTGAATCATGCAAGAAGAAATGCGCCGAGCTGGGGATACAGCCCACTTTGTTTGTAGGCGACATGCGACAGTTTCATCTGGAAGATGCTTATGAAGCGATTATGATTCCAGGAGGCTCTTTACAATTAATAGAATCGAGAGAGGATCTCGTCGCTGCGTTGAAATGCTGCTATGAGCACCTGGAAGATGGAGGCGTATTTATTGCGGATATTTTCCTGGAGACGGATTTTGAAATGAATACGGTGAAGACGCGTTTATGGGAAACGGAGAAGGAAGAAATCATTACATTAGAAGAGAAGCGAATCGAGCTAAATTTAATCGAGCAGAGAACGGTGTCGCTCTTAAAGTACGAGAAATGGCAGGATGGGCGTTTGATCCAGTCGGAACTTCAGCGATTTCCTGTGAGATGGTACGGCGTTTATGAGTTTAGCATGATGCTTGAAAAAGCGGGGTTCAGCGACATTGTCATTTCCGGAAATTATGAATATGGCATTGCTCCTCAGCATGCGGATCATATGATTACTTTTGAAGCAAGAAAGAAATTTTAA
- a CDS encoding class I SAM-dependent methyltransferase, protein MSNHDQIYLSQAAAYEAMISRQPDLSEIVRQIRPYRNLDVLDLGAGSGRLASFLAPEAKTLICTDASRPMLDILDRKLTEQNYVRNWITLEADHRSLPVPDSSRDIVVSGWSICYLASSNQPEWEAHLERIIAELQRVLRPDGTIIIFETMGTGTETPDPPEFLTSYYSLLEKKYGFQHQWVRADYRFASVEEAIEHTEFFFGEELAARIRSNGWSTLPECAGVWWKQLGSLDKEM, encoded by the coding sequence ATGTCAAATCATGATCAAATTTATTTATCTCAAGCCGCTGCTTATGAAGCGATGATCAGCAGGCAGCCTGATCTATCTGAAATCGTCCGGCAAATCCGGCCTTATAGAAATTTGGACGTGCTTGATTTGGGAGCGGGCTCTGGAAGACTGGCCTCATTTCTCGCCCCCGAAGCCAAAACGCTCATATGCACCGACGCATCCCGGCCTATGCTCGATATTTTGGACCGCAAATTAACAGAGCAGAATTACGTCCGCAATTGGATTACTCTAGAGGCGGATCACAGATCGCTGCCTGTGCCCGACTCCTCCAGAGACATAGTGGTGTCGGGGTGGAGCATTTGTTACCTTGCGAGCTCGAATCAACCGGAATGGGAGGCGCATTTGGAAAGGATCATTGCAGAGCTGCAGCGCGTTCTAAGACCCGACGGGACAATCATTATATTTGAAACGATGGGTACAGGAACGGAAACGCCCGACCCGCCGGAATTCCTGACTTCCTACTATTCCCTGCTGGAGAAGAAGTACGGCTTCCAGCATCAATGGGTCAGGGCGGACTATAGGTTTGCGTCCGTGGAAGAGGCGATCGAGCATACTGAATTTTTCTTTGGCGAGGAGCTGGCCGCGCGGATCAGGAGCAATGGCTGGTCAACCCTGCCGGAATGCGCCGGAGTATGGTGGAAGCAGTTGGGAAGCCTGGATAAGGAGATGTAG
- a CDS encoding serine hydrolase domain-containing protein: MAEFIAAEISNSMGEFNELNSYVLDIQKQIKCTAAAVFVIQDDRLVNEWYSGRHSESASSRAVDARTQFNVASVRKTYLAFAISLLIEKGLIRRIDDDISSYANVAAEAVKGITIRHCLTHTHGLELQEGELTRSFLPGENWAYNNNGIALLTEMVRDLTGKPLAEFLQKELFAPIGLAETGWRTECHEHLIYNYYQDKNNWVGPNDSPAGEQSNLFVSARELAIWGNLHLNQGKFRGEQVFPQSIFDRITSIQTPAALAPHLPRQGFIWWLQSVTPLNQIGERVPAGSFQVLGITGCTCLVIPKHRAVAVRMYNALSNPEGYDYLQDIRQFGDLVAEALQGS, from the coding sequence ATGGCTGAATTTATCGCTGCCGAAATTAGCAATTCGATGGGGGAGTTCAATGAGCTGAACTCTTATGTACTGGACATTCAGAAGCAGATAAAATGCACGGCGGCGGCAGTTTTTGTAATACAAGACGACCGTTTGGTCAACGAGTGGTATTCGGGAAGACATAGCGAATCTGCATCTTCCCGAGCGGTAGATGCCCGGACACAGTTTAACGTTGCCTCCGTAAGGAAAACTTATCTTGCTTTTGCGATTAGCCTGCTGATTGAGAAGGGATTGATTCGGCGAATCGATGATGACATAAGCAGTTATGCGAATGTGGCTGCGGAGGCTGTTAAGGGAATAACGATCCGCCATTGCTTGACTCATACGCATGGATTAGAGCTTCAAGAAGGGGAACTGACCCGCTCTTTTTTACCCGGTGAGAACTGGGCTTATAATAACAACGGCATTGCTCTTCTGACGGAGATGGTGAGAGATTTAACGGGCAAGCCGCTCGCCGAGTTTTTGCAGAAGGAATTGTTTGCACCAATTGGACTGGCAGAGACCGGATGGCGGACGGAGTGCCACGAGCATTTGATTTATAATTACTATCAGGACAAAAATAACTGGGTTGGGCCGAACGATAGCCCTGCCGGGGAACAGAGCAACCTTTTTGTAAGCGCTCGCGAACTCGCAATTTGGGGAAATCTGCATCTTAACCAAGGCAAATTCCGGGGAGAGCAAGTTTTTCCGCAATCGATTTTTGACCGGATCACCAGCATACAGACGCCTGCCGCGTTAGCGCCGCATTTGCCGAGGCAGGGTTTCATTTGGTGGCTGCAGAGCGTCACTCCTTTGAATCAAATAGGCGAGAGAGTACCGGCAGGCTCATTCCAGGTTCTGGGGATCACCGGCTGTACTTGTCTAGTAATACCCAAACATAGAGCTGTAGCTGTACGAATGTATAATGCATTAAGCAATCCAGAGGGATATGATTACCTGCAGGATATCCGGCAATTTGGCGATCTGGTGGCGGAAGCTCTACAAGGAAGCTAA
- a CDS encoding AraC family transcriptional regulator translates to MDSDDLFSYTVGSLRDEPSAKKELSEIKQYMEEHFHEPLTIAQLAEMANVSPKYFVDLFKKSFGKSAMKYLSELRINQAKRYLLSGEGQLRLRDIAQMVGYSDEFYFSRKFKKEVGISPSDYIKRARLRIAACSPEIAGLLLALDIIPVAAPLDPKWTAYYYNDYRMKITSHLQLLEPYNQLAFAANMEKLAGLRPDAIIGTDLLARSEQAKLSSIAETYFVPVEHCGWREQLRLLARFLEREEKAEQWIGQYELKVQAARTEINRTLGSDSILVLRIYGDCIHTYWNRGILDVLARDLQIELACSASMPGHRQLTLEELEAINPSWILAVVCAESASRSHWLSLQHSRQWRQLQAVQNGQVHLIPSDPWFEYSAISVNRMLDEALLMFTGKCPYRLQDTVHGTNQGR, encoded by the coding sequence ATGGACTCAGATGATTTATTTTCATATACAGTAGGTTCGCTCAGGGATGAACCCAGTGCCAAGAAAGAACTGTCTGAGATAAAGCAATACATGGAAGAACATTTTCACGAGCCGTTAACGATTGCTCAATTGGCCGAGATGGCGAACGTCAGCCCGAAGTATTTCGTCGATCTGTTCAAGAAGAGCTTCGGAAAGAGCGCTATGAAATATTTATCCGAGCTGCGCATCAATCAGGCCAAGCGCTATTTGCTCTCAGGGGAAGGGCAGCTGAGGCTGCGGGATATTGCACAAATGGTAGGATACAGCGATGAATTTTACTTTAGCCGTAAATTTAAAAAAGAGGTGGGCATCTCCCCCTCTGACTACATTAAGCGAGCGAGGCTGCGAATCGCGGCATGTTCTCCTGAGATCGCCGGCTTGCTGCTGGCTCTGGACATTATCCCGGTGGCTGCCCCTCTGGATCCCAAATGGACGGCCTATTATTACAATGATTACCGGATGAAGATTACATCCCATCTACAGCTTTTGGAACCTTACAATCAGTTGGCATTTGCAGCCAATATGGAGAAACTGGCCGGACTTCGTCCTGATGCGATTATCGGAACTGACCTCCTCGCAAGGAGCGAGCAGGCTAAGCTCAGCAGCATCGCGGAGACCTACTTTGTACCTGTGGAGCACTGCGGATGGCGGGAGCAGCTCCGTTTGCTTGCCCGTTTTTTGGAGAGGGAGGAGAAAGCGGAGCAGTGGATCGGGCAGTATGAATTAAAAGTCCAGGCAGCGAGAACCGAGATCAATCGAACGTTAGGCAGTGACAGCATCCTGGTACTGCGAATTTACGGAGATTGCATCCATACGTATTGGAACCGCGGAATACTAGATGTGCTGGCCCGGGACTTGCAAATAGAACTGGCTTGCTCTGCCTCTATGCCAGGCCATCGGCAGCTTACGCTTGAGGAGCTGGAGGCTATTAATCCGAGCTGGATCCTGGCCGTCGTATGTGCGGAGTCCGCTTCCCGTTCCCACTGGCTCTCTCTGCAGCATTCCAGACAGTGGAGGCAATTGCAGGCCGTACAGAACGGCCAAGTGCATCTGATTCCATCTGACCCCTGGTTTGAATACTCGGCGATTTCCGTAAACCGCATGCTGGATGAGGCGCTGCTCATGTTTACAGGAAAATGTCCATACCGTTTGCAGGATACTGTCCATGGTACTAACCAGGGAAGATGA
- a CDS encoding ABC transporter substrate-binding protein → MLLCLALAGSMLAACGTDSVQNASGQVGTNQGAAEVPRTGGNAQEGPQGEQTFKDDLGHEIQISGQPERVFAPYLEDSLLKLGIKPVAQWSNGNLGHSYLQEELQDVPKLDFSGGAPSSEVLLSYNPDLIILHTSNYAGDGVYENYSKIAPTYVFNNAAGDVEKSLETLGQLVGKTEEAKQALASYHQKVGEAKAAIEKKAAGKKVAVIRFAAKGVSVMGGNYLCGYVLNQHLGIEMTKLTENENSLNLSLEILPELDADYIFVINAYGQGTDRMKEMTESSIWKGIPAVQQGHVYEVNDEYWLGSGLIAYEKIIDDTVKLMAE, encoded by the coding sequence ATGCTGCTATGCCTTGCGCTGGCAGGAAGCATGCTTGCCGCCTGCGGGACGGATTCCGTCCAAAATGCATCGGGGCAGGTGGGGACAAATCAGGGAGCGGCCGAGGTTCCCCGAACCGGGGGGAATGCTCAGGAGGGGCCGCAGGGCGAGCAAACGTTCAAGGACGATCTCGGCCATGAAATTCAAATATCCGGACAGCCGGAGCGCGTATTTGCGCCCTATCTGGAAGATTCGCTGCTTAAGCTTGGGATCAAGCCGGTAGCGCAATGGTCGAATGGAAATCTGGGCCATAGCTATTTACAGGAGGAGCTGCAGGATGTGCCGAAGCTTGATTTTTCGGGCGGCGCACCGTCTTCGGAGGTGCTGCTCTCATACAATCCAGACCTGATCATCCTGCATACGTCCAACTATGCCGGCGACGGCGTGTATGAGAATTACTCCAAAATCGCGCCAACCTACGTATTCAACAACGCAGCAGGCGACGTAGAGAAATCCCTCGAGACATTGGGACAGCTCGTAGGGAAGACCGAGGAGGCCAAGCAAGCACTGGCGTCTTATCACCAAAAGGTCGGCGAGGCCAAGGCAGCCATTGAGAAGAAAGCAGCCGGCAAAAAAGTAGCGGTTATCCGTTTCGCCGCCAAAGGTGTGAGCGTGATGGGCGGCAATTATTTGTGCGGATACGTCTTGAATCAGCATTTGGGCATCGAAATGACCAAGCTGACCGAGAACGAGAACAGCCTGAATTTATCGCTGGAGATCTTGCCGGAACTGGATGCGGACTATATCTTCGTAATCAATGCCTATGGACAAGGGACAGACCGCATGAAGGAGATGACGGAAAGCAGCATTTGGAAGGGCATTCCTGCCGTACAGCAAGGCCATGTATATGAAGTGAACGATGAATATTGGCTGGGAAGCGGACTCATTGCTTATGAGAAAATTATCGACGATACAGTCAAGCTGATGGCTGAATAA
- a CDS encoding alpha/beta hydrolase-fold protein, which yields MADGKQMVIPRTAEWLMHSRVEGRKYRIMVSMPSEPPPPSGYPVFYVLDANSVFGTMAETARLQGSCPHNTGVFPAVIVGIGYDTGELFPAERYYDYTLATSQDYRYRPDGTPLPKQGGAAAFLQFIEEELKPEIGAKYAIDQGKQTLFGHSLGGLFALYTLFTRPAAFACYIAGSPSFHWNKTLIGEAEEMFINRLQQEALNVKVLLGAGELELNHISQNSKNAQRLAERLSMYASSGITASFQEFEGEGHVTVLPALISRALQFAFHP from the coding sequence ATGGCTGACGGCAAACAAATGGTCATTCCCCGTACAGCAGAATGGCTTATGCATTCGCGCGTGGAAGGCCGCAAGTATCGAATTATGGTGAGTATGCCTTCCGAGCCCCCTCCCCCTTCGGGATATCCGGTATTTTACGTGCTGGACGCCAATTCCGTATTCGGCACGATGGCCGAAACCGCACGTCTGCAGGGCAGTTGTCCCCATAACACGGGGGTATTTCCTGCGGTGATCGTAGGGATCGGCTATGACACGGGGGAATTGTTCCCGGCGGAGCGTTATTACGACTACACGCTGGCAACAAGCCAGGACTACCGGTACCGGCCCGACGGAACTCCCCTGCCGAAGCAGGGGGGAGCGGCAGCCTTTTTGCAATTTATCGAGGAAGAGCTGAAACCGGAAATTGGAGCTAAATACGCTATCGACCAAGGCAAACAGACATTATTTGGCCATTCGCTCGGGGGGCTGTTTGCATTATATACGCTGTTTACGCGACCGGCGGCTTTTGCCTGCTACATTGCCGGCAGCCCTTCGTTCCATTGGAACAAAACGCTGATCGGCGAAGCCGAGGAAATGTTCATCAATCGACTGCAGCAGGAGGCTTTGAATGTGAAGGTTCTGCTCGGCGCAGGGGAGCTGGAGTTAAACCATATTTCTCAAAACAGCAAAAATGCCCAAAGGCTGGCGGAACGCCTGTCGATGTACGCCAGTTCAGGGATAACGGCGAGCTTTCAGGAGTTTGAAGGGGAGGGGCATGTAACTGTACTGCCGGCATTAATCAGCCGGGCGTTACAATTTGCATTCCACCCTTAA
- a CDS encoding 2,3-dihydro-2,3-dihydroxybenzoate dehydrogenase — translation MEYTGIKGKVALVTGAAQGIGEAVVRALAEAGAIIAALDLNGAGAEGVAAELRTQGCQAQAFAVDVADSLAVETAVDQVERELGPVEILVNVAGLLRMASIEELRDTDWEAVFAVNASGVFHVSRSVVKRMAPRKSGAIVTVGSNAALVPRTQMAAYCASKAAAAMFTKCLGLEQAANHIRCNIVSPGSTDTAMQRMLWNGQDGVQAVIAGSPESYRLGIPLGRIADPEDIAAAVLFLASDRSRHITMLDLCIDGGATLGV, via the coding sequence GTGGAATATACGGGGATCAAAGGAAAGGTCGCTTTGGTGACCGGAGCTGCCCAAGGAATCGGCGAGGCTGTTGTCAGGGCGCTGGCGGAGGCTGGAGCGATTATAGCGGCTCTCGATTTGAACGGGGCCGGTGCCGAGGGGGTTGCGGCCGAACTGCGAACCCAAGGGTGCCAGGCTCAGGCGTTCGCAGTGGATGTTGCGGACAGTCTGGCTGTAGAAACGGCTGTCGACCAGGTCGAGCGAGAGCTTGGCCCCGTTGAAATTCTCGTGAATGTAGCTGGTTTGCTGAGAATGGCTAGCATCGAGGAGCTTCGTGATACGGATTGGGAGGCGGTATTTGCGGTGAATGCCAGCGGGGTGTTTCATGTATCCCGTTCCGTCGTGAAACGCATGGCTCCCCGCAAATCCGGCGCAATCGTGACCGTTGGCTCCAATGCAGCCTTAGTGCCGCGCACGCAAATGGCGGCCTACTGCGCCTCCAAGGCAGCAGCGGCCATGTTCACGAAATGCCTGGGTCTGGAGCAGGCCGCCAATCATATTCGCTGCAATATCGTATCACCTGGATCCACCGACACGGCGATGCAGCGGATGTTGTGGAACGGGCAGGATGGGGTCCAGGCGGTCATCGCCGGTTCGCCCGAATCGTACCGCCTCGGCATACCGCTCGGAAGGATCGCCGATCCGGAGGATATTGCCGCTGCGGTGTTGTTTCTGGCGTCTGACCGGTCCCGGCATATTACGATGCTTGATTTATGTATTGACGGAGGGGCAACATTGGGGGTCTAA